From a region of the Agrobacterium larrymoorei genome:
- the guaA gene encoding glutamine-hydrolyzing GMP synthase, translating into MTQIAHPDSILIIDFGSQVTQLIARRVREAGVYCEIHPFQSADEAFQKLQPKGVIFSGGPASVTAEGSPRAPQAVFDAGIPILGICYGQQTLCTQLGGTVEGGHAAEFGRADIEIRQASPLFDGFWELGGRYPVWMSHGDRVTQLPVGFEVAATSENAPFAIAVNEERRYYTTMFHPEVVHTPDGAKLLSNFVHKIVGLKSDWTMAAYRAEMIRKIREQVGDGRVLCALSGGVDSSVAAILIHEAIGDQLTCVYVDHGLMRLAESEQVVGMFRDHYNIPLVHVDASDLFLTELAGVSDPEVKRKTIGRLFIETFEAEAAKIAADGKGAPAFLAQGTLYPDVIESVSFSGGPSVTIKSHHNVGGLPERMNMKLVEPLRELFKDEVRALGRELGLPESFIGRHPFPGPGLAIRCPGVVTREKLDILRKADAIYLDEIRKAGLYDTIWQAFAVLLPVQTVGVMGDYRTYDFVCALRAVTSVDGMTADFYPYDMNFLGRAATRIINEVKGINRVVYDVTSKPPGTIEWE; encoded by the coding sequence AGCCGAAGGGCGTCATTTTCTCCGGCGGCCCGGCATCGGTAACGGCAGAGGGAAGCCCGCGCGCGCCGCAGGCTGTGTTCGATGCAGGCATTCCGATCCTCGGCATCTGCTACGGCCAGCAGACACTCTGCACCCAGCTGGGTGGCACGGTAGAAGGCGGCCATGCCGCGGAATTCGGTCGCGCCGATATCGAGATCAGACAAGCAAGCCCACTCTTTGACGGCTTCTGGGAACTCGGCGGACGCTACCCCGTCTGGATGAGCCATGGCGACCGCGTCACGCAGCTGCCAGTCGGCTTCGAAGTGGCCGCAACCTCCGAGAACGCGCCTTTCGCCATCGCCGTCAATGAAGAGCGCCGATACTATACGACGATGTTCCACCCGGAAGTGGTGCATACGCCGGATGGTGCAAAGCTGCTTTCCAACTTCGTGCACAAGATCGTTGGCCTCAAGTCCGACTGGACGATGGCCGCCTATCGCGCCGAGATGATCCGCAAGATTCGTGAGCAGGTTGGTGATGGTCGCGTGCTTTGCGCCCTTTCCGGCGGCGTCGATTCTTCCGTAGCGGCTATCCTCATTCACGAAGCTATCGGCGATCAACTGACCTGCGTTTACGTCGATCACGGCCTGATGCGTCTTGCCGAGAGCGAGCAGGTCGTCGGCATGTTCCGCGATCACTACAATATCCCGCTCGTTCACGTCGATGCATCCGACCTTTTCTTGACGGAACTGGCTGGCGTTTCCGATCCTGAAGTCAAGCGCAAGACCATCGGACGCCTGTTCATCGAAACCTTCGAGGCCGAAGCTGCGAAGATCGCGGCTGACGGCAAGGGCGCACCGGCGTTTCTGGCGCAGGGCACGCTCTACCCCGACGTCATCGAAAGCGTCTCTTTCTCGGGCGGCCCGTCCGTCACGATCAAGAGCCACCACAATGTCGGTGGCCTGCCTGAGCGCATGAACATGAAGCTGGTCGAGCCGCTTCGTGAACTGTTCAAGGACGAAGTCCGCGCGCTTGGCCGTGAACTCGGCCTGCCGGAAAGCTTCATTGGGCGCCACCCCTTCCCAGGCCCGGGCCTCGCCATCCGCTGCCCCGGCGTCGTGACACGCGAAAAGCTGGACATTCTGCGCAAAGCCGACGCGATCTACCTCGACGAAATCCGCAAGGCCGGTCTCTACGACACGATCTGGCAGGCTTTCGCTGTGCTGCTCCCGGTCCAGACCGTCGGCGTCATGGGCGATTACCGCACCTACGACTTCGTCTGCGCCCTTCGCGCCGTAACCTCCGTGGACGGCATGACGGCGGACTTCTACCCCTACGACATGAACTTCCTCGGTCGCGCAGCCACGCGCATCATCAACGAGGTCAAGGGCATCAACCGCGTGGTCTACGACGTAACGTCCAAGCCACCGGGTACGATTGAGTGGGAATAA
- a CDS encoding AbrB/MazE/SpoVT family DNA-binding domain-containing protein: MSQPEKLTTTVSTKGQVILPKAIRQHRDWGAGTRLTVEETAEGVLLKRMPTFAPTRSADVFGMLPNDGAPKTLEDMDSAILAEARRSHDRD, translated from the coding sequence ATGTCTCAACCTGAGAAGCTAACAACAACCGTCTCCACCAAAGGGCAGGTCATTCTTCCCAAGGCAATACGCCAGCACCGGGACTGGGGCGCGGGGACGCGTTTGACGGTTGAAGAAACGGCAGAAGGCGTTCTTCTGAAACGCATGCCCACATTTGCGCCAACACGATCAGCCGATGTGTTTGGGATGTTGCCCAACGACGGCGCACCGAAAACGCTTGAGGATATGGACAGCGCAATTCTAGCCGAGGCGCGCCGAAGCCATGATCGCGATTGA
- a CDS encoding type II toxin-antitoxin system VapC family toxin, with the protein MIAIDTNIIVRYLTADHPEQSPRARVIVDGQAVFVAVTVALETEWVLRSAYGYSRVVAANAIRAFLGLPTVTIEDADLVATSLDLAEDGLDFGDALHLVRTMQCDGFVTFDRKFVKAAQTAGYDLISEA; encoded by the coding sequence ATGATCGCGATTGATACCAATATCATCGTCCGTTACCTGACCGCAGATCATCCTGAACAATCGCCGCGAGCGCGTGTGATTGTAGATGGCCAAGCTGTGTTCGTGGCCGTCACTGTTGCATTGGAAACTGAATGGGTGTTGCGCAGCGCCTATGGCTACAGCAGAGTCGTTGCTGCAAATGCCATTCGTGCATTTTTGGGGCTGCCGACCGTCACCATCGAAGACGCCGATCTGGTCGCAACGTCACTGGATTTGGCCGAAGATGGTTTGGACTTTGGCGATGCATTGCATCTGGTACGAACAATGCAGTGCGATGGTTTCGTCACTTTTGATCGTAAATTTGTAAAAGCCGCTCAAACTGCCGGCTATGATTTGATATCGGAAGCCTGA
- a CDS encoding ArsC family reductase produces MATTIYGIKNCDTMKKARTWLETNGIENSFHDYKASGIDRQHLEAWCDAAGWETVLNRAGTTFKKLDDAQKNDLNREKAIELMMEQPSMIKRPVLEADGKITVGFKPDTYAALFNR; encoded by the coding sequence ATGGCGACGACGATTTACGGTATCAAGAACTGCGATACGATGAAGAAGGCGCGCACGTGGCTTGAGACTAATGGCATCGAGAACAGCTTTCACGACTACAAGGCTAGCGGCATCGACCGTCAGCATCTTGAAGCATGGTGCGATGCCGCCGGATGGGAAACCGTTCTGAACCGGGCTGGCACCACTTTCAAGAAGCTGGACGACGCGCAGAAGAATGATCTCAACCGCGAAAAGGCCATCGAACTGATGATGGAACAGCCCTCCATGATCAAGCGACCTGTACTGGAGGCCGACGGCAAGATTACTGTCGGCTTCAAGCCCGACACCTATGCAGCGCTGTTCAACCGATAA
- the ybaK gene encoding Cys-tRNA(Pro) deacylase, with amino-acid sequence MSKTTRATQMLTKAGVSFTTVTYDYDPNADRIGLQAAEAIGEPPHIVLKTLMAEVDGKAVCVVVPSDREVSMKKLAATFGGKSANMMKPADAERATGYHVGGISPFGQKKLVPTAIEVQAMDHDYVYMNGGQRGLQIRVSPKDALAVLNAKAAALIAD; translated from the coding sequence ATGTCGAAAACCACGCGCGCGACGCAGATGCTGACCAAGGCTGGCGTGTCTTTCACGACCGTTACCTATGATTACGATCCCAATGCCGACCGCATCGGGCTTCAAGCCGCAGAAGCCATCGGAGAGCCGCCGCATATCGTTTTGAAAACGCTGATGGCGGAGGTGGATGGCAAGGCGGTCTGCGTGGTCGTGCCTTCCGACCGTGAGGTCAGCATGAAAAAACTGGCCGCTACTTTCGGCGGCAAGTCTGCCAATATGATGAAGCCTGCGGATGCCGAACGGGCCACGGGATATCATGTCGGTGGTATCAGCCCCTTCGGACAGAAGAAGCTTGTGCCGACTGCAATCGAGGTGCAGGCCATGGACCACGACTATGTTTACATGAATGGCGGGCAGCGCGGTTTGCAGATTCGCGTTTCGCCGAAAGATGCGCTTGCCGTTCTCAACGCAAAGGCCGCCGCTCTCATCGCTGATTGA
- a CDS encoding aminopeptidase: MSVSPIDPVKLEKLAEVAVKVGLQLQKDQDLVITAPLAALPLVRLLTKHAYLAGSGLVTTFYSDEETTLARYTHASDANFDKASGWLYEGMAKAYANGAARLAISGDNPMLLSEQNPAKVARANKANSTAYKPALEKISNFDINWNIISYPNPSWAKQVFPGVSEDEAVRKLADAIFAASRVDVADPVAAWAEHNANLAKRSKWLNGERFSALHFTGPGTDVTIGLADGHEWHGGASMAKNGVTCNPNIPTEEVFTTPHALRVDGYVSSTKPLSHQGTLIDDIRVTFEGGRIVEAKASKGESVLNKVLDTDEGARRLGEVALVPHSSPISASGILFYNTLFDENASCHIALGQCYSKCFIDGASLSQDQIKAQGGNSSLIHIDWMIGSDKVDIDGVTADGAKVPVMRKGEWA, from the coding sequence ATGAGCGTTTCCCCTATCGATCCCGTCAAACTCGAAAAGCTGGCCGAAGTCGCCGTCAAGGTCGGGCTTCAGCTCCAGAAGGATCAGGATCTGGTCATCACGGCGCCGCTCGCGGCCTTGCCGCTGGTGCGCCTTTTGACCAAGCACGCCTATTTAGCTGGCAGCGGTCTCGTCACCACCTTCTATTCCGACGAGGAAACCACGCTTGCCCGCTACACCCACGCGAGCGATGCGAATTTCGACAAGGCATCCGGTTGGCTCTATGAGGGTATGGCGAAGGCCTATGCCAATGGCGCAGCGCGTCTGGCCATTTCCGGCGACAACCCGATGCTGCTTTCCGAGCAGAACCCGGCAAAGGTGGCGCGCGCCAACAAGGCCAACTCCACCGCTTACAAGCCAGCGCTGGAGAAGATTTCCAACTTCGACATCAACTGGAACATCATTTCCTATCCCAACCCGTCCTGGGCGAAGCAGGTCTTCCCGGGCGTGAGTGAGGATGAGGCGGTGCGCAAGCTGGCAGATGCGATTTTCGCGGCATCCCGCGTGGATGTTGCCGATCCGGTGGCTGCATGGGCCGAGCATAATGCCAACCTCGCCAAGCGCTCCAAGTGGCTGAATGGCGAACGCTTCTCAGCCCTGCACTTCACAGGCCCCGGCACCGATGTCACCATCGGCCTTGCGGATGGCCACGAATGGCACGGCGGCGCATCGATGGCGAAGAACGGCGTTACTTGCAACCCCAACATTCCGACCGAAGAAGTGTTCACCACGCCGCATGCACTGCGGGTCGATGGTTACGTTTCCAGCACCAAGCCGCTGTCGCATCAGGGCACGCTGATCGATGATATTAGAGTGACGTTCGAGGGCGGTCGCATCGTGGAGGCCAAGGCCTCCAAGGGAGAATCCGTGCTGAATAAGGTGCTCGATACCGATGAGGGCGCGCGTCGTCTGGGTGAAGTTGCGCTGGTGCCGCATTCCTCGCCAATTTCGGCAAGCGGTATTCTGTTCTACAACACGCTGTTCGATGAAAACGCATCTTGCCACATCGCGCTTGGCCAGTGCTACTCCAAGTGCTTCATCGACGGCGCGTCGCTCAGTCAGGATCAGATCAAGGCGCAGGGCGGCAATTCCAGCCTGATCCACATCGACTGGATGATCGGCTCCGACAAGGTCGATATCGACGGCGTCACAGCCGATGGCGCCAAGGTGCCGGTTATGCGCAAGGGCGAGTGGGCCTAA
- a CDS encoding citrate synthase family protein produces MNVFWMTAEEALAKLGTKPQTLYANVSRGRIRAKPDPADPRRSRYHSDDVLRLAERHSGRRQADVVAAQAIRWGDPILSTSISKIAQGRLFYRGLESSDLSASATLEDIAKLLWQAPNADFSAGKAELQHLSRLAVAMRSLADRVTEDPPSIDRTPEALRAEAADVLSTVAAGLAPSPDQMPMHQRLATGWRRPEAAEPIRKSLVLAAEHELNVSAFAARVTASSGASLSAATLSGLVTLTGPRHGGAWLSVMDLVRQASLVGAREAVQRSMPFKGALRAFGHPLYPRGDPRAKVILSSFEMPAIYASLAIEGEDLLGEPPNIDFALAALAATFDLPDDAPLVIFALARTVGWLAHALEQVESGHMIRPRAHYSET; encoded by the coding sequence ATGAACGTCTTTTGGATGACCGCTGAAGAGGCTCTCGCCAAGCTTGGTACGAAGCCGCAGACCCTTTACGCCAATGTCAGCCGCGGGCGTATCCGCGCCAAGCCCGATCCAGCCGATCCACGCCGAAGCCGTTATCACAGCGATGACGTATTGCGGCTTGCGGAACGTCATTCAGGCCGTAGACAGGCGGATGTCGTTGCAGCGCAGGCCATCCGCTGGGGCGATCCGATACTGTCCACCTCTATTTCCAAAATAGCTCAAGGCAGGTTGTTTTATCGGGGCCTCGAATCGTCCGATCTCTCCGCCAGCGCGACCTTGGAAGACATAGCGAAATTACTCTGGCAAGCGCCGAACGCGGATTTCAGTGCGGGTAAGGCCGAGTTGCAGCATCTTTCCCGTTTGGCCGTTGCAATGAGAAGCCTTGCGGATCGGGTCACGGAAGATCCTCCATCGATTGATCGAACGCCGGAAGCGTTAAGAGCAGAGGCCGCCGATGTGTTGTCCACCGTCGCTGCGGGCCTAGCGCCATCGCCCGATCAGATGCCAATGCACCAGCGGCTTGCTACGGGTTGGAGGCGCCCTGAAGCCGCAGAACCCATTCGCAAGTCTCTGGTTCTGGCCGCCGAGCATGAACTCAACGTCTCGGCCTTCGCCGCCCGTGTTACGGCATCTTCGGGGGCATCACTGTCTGCGGCGACACTTTCCGGGCTCGTCACGCTTACCGGCCCGCGGCACGGCGGAGCATGGCTCAGCGTTATGGACCTTGTTCGACAGGCGAGTTTGGTCGGTGCACGCGAGGCGGTGCAGCGTTCAATGCCGTTCAAAGGTGCCTTGCGCGCATTTGGCCACCCGCTTTATCCGCGCGGCGATCCACGCGCTAAAGTCATTCTGAGCAGTTTTGAAATGCCAGCTATCTACGCTTCGCTGGCAATCGAAGGCGAGGATTTGCTGGGCGAGCCACCGAATATCGATTTTGCCTTAGCAGCCTTAGCAGCCACATTTGATCTGCCGGATGACGCGCCATTGGTCATTTTTGCACTGGCGCGCACGGTGGGCTGGTTAGCCCATGCGTTGGAACAGGTGGAAAGTGGGCACATGATCCGGCCACGTGCCCACTACTCTGAGACTTGA
- a CDS encoding citrate synthase/methylcitrate synthase: protein MKNGLDDVVAAETLLSDVNGEAGRLVIRGVSLDRLVEYASYEDAIALLLDGLIEGMPEKTALRSELGKMRLEVFDHVRAIDDGMLKLPPVDVMRAMMARLPDGDDFETALRLLAAPAVFLPAILRLQNGQAPISPNPSLSHCEDILTMLGIAHPSKEQIAALDTYLVTISDHGLNASTFASRVVASTKAGLTSSVLAALGALKGPLHGGAPGPVLDMLDDIGTPENAEHWLTQALDRGERLMGFGHRIYRVRDPRADALKGALRPLIQAGQVDRKLVELAEAVEKTALGILKERKPDRSLDINVEFYTALLLNALQFPREAFTGVFAIGRTLGWIAHAREQSLNGRLIRPRSIYIGPLPEAA from the coding sequence ATGAAAAATGGACTTGACGACGTCGTTGCTGCCGAAACGCTACTCTCTGATGTCAATGGCGAGGCCGGGCGTCTCGTCATTCGTGGAGTCTCGCTGGACCGTCTTGTGGAATATGCAAGCTATGAAGATGCCATTGCGCTTTTGCTGGATGGATTGATTGAGGGCATGCCGGAAAAGACCGCACTCCGCAGCGAGCTTGGAAAAATGCGGCTGGAAGTATTCGACCACGTTCGCGCAATCGATGACGGCATGTTGAAACTGCCGCCTGTCGATGTCATGCGCGCGATGATGGCGCGCCTGCCAGATGGCGACGATTTCGAAACCGCGTTGCGTCTGCTTGCCGCGCCCGCAGTTTTTCTGCCAGCAATCCTGCGATTGCAGAACGGCCAAGCGCCGATTTCGCCAAATCCATCGCTCTCCCATTGCGAGGATATTTTGACGATGCTCGGAATTGCCCACCCCAGCAAGGAGCAGATTGCCGCGCTCGATACTTATCTTGTGACGATTTCAGATCACGGTCTCAATGCCTCGACGTTCGCATCACGCGTCGTCGCATCCACGAAGGCGGGGCTTACATCCTCCGTTCTGGCGGCTTTAGGCGCACTCAAAGGGCCGCTTCACGGCGGAGCGCCGGGTCCCGTGCTCGATATGCTGGACGATATAGGAACGCCGGAAAATGCCGAGCATTGGCTGACCCAGGCTTTGGACCGGGGAGAACGCCTGATGGGTTTTGGCCACCGCATCTATCGTGTCCGGGATCCACGCGCCGACGCTTTGAAGGGTGCGCTGCGGCCACTCATTCAAGCCGGTCAGGTGGACCGGAAGCTGGTCGAGCTTGCGGAGGCCGTAGAGAAAACGGCTCTGGGCATATTGAAAGAGCGCAAGCCCGATCGCTCGCTTGATATCAATGTGGAATTCTATACGGCGCTTTTGCTAAACGCGCTGCAATTTCCAAGAGAGGCGTTCACTGGCGTTTTCGCCATTGGCCGCACACTCGGATGGATCGCCCACGCCCGCGAACAATCCCTGAACGGAAGGCTCATTCGCCCGCGCTCGATCTATATCGGGCCGCTTCCGGAAGCGGCCTGA
- a CDS encoding EamA family transporter: MKKNIDYYLLVLTTAIAPAIWGSTYVVTTSFLPQGYPLTVALLRALPAGIILLLLVRKLPEGIWWARVFVLGALNFAFFWSMLFVSAYRLPGGVAATVGAVQPLIVIALSRIILETPVKPATVAAGLVGIGGVALLVLTPTAALDGIGVLAGLAGAVSMSFGMVLTRRWRPPVSNLTFTAWQLAAGGILLIPVALFLEPPLPALSFANIAGLAYLGIIGAALTYVLWLRGLSRLEPSAVAPLGFLSPVVATLLGWLALDQSLTPFQLAGFVMVLFSVWLSQKSQMPKSRVASPLPDGATTKP; encoded by the coding sequence ATGAAGAAAAATATCGATTATTATCTGCTCGTGCTCACCACCGCTATCGCGCCCGCCATATGGGGCAGCACCTATGTCGTGACCACGTCATTTCTACCGCAGGGTTATCCGCTGACGGTCGCGCTGCTACGTGCCCTTCCGGCGGGCATAATCTTGTTGCTCCTTGTGAGAAAGCTGCCAGAAGGTATTTGGTGGGCACGCGTCTTCGTGCTGGGCGCACTGAATTTTGCGTTCTTCTGGTCCATGCTGTTCGTTTCGGCATACAGGCTGCCGGGTGGGGTTGCGGCCACTGTAGGCGCGGTTCAGCCGCTCATCGTCATCGCACTTTCGCGCATCATTCTCGAAACGCCAGTCAAGCCCGCGACAGTCGCCGCCGGTCTGGTCGGCATCGGTGGCGTTGCACTGCTGGTGCTCACGCCCACAGCTGCGCTGGATGGGATTGGCGTTCTTGCCGGTCTGGCGGGAGCCGTTTCCATGTCCTTCGGCATGGTGCTGACGCGCCGTTGGCGCCCGCCTGTTTCCAACCTCACCTTCACGGCATGGCAACTGGCCGCTGGCGGAATTCTCCTGATACCGGTCGCACTCTTCCTTGAGCCACCATTGCCTGCGCTCAGCTTCGCCAACATCGCGGGTCTCGCCTATCTCGGCATTATCGGCGCGGCGCTGACCTACGTCCTCTGGCTCCGCGGCCTATCAAGACTGGAACCCTCCGCCGTCGCCCCTCTCGGCTTTCTCAGCCCCGTGGTGGCAACGCTTCTGGGCTGGCTGGCACTCGACCAAAGCCTCACGCCATTCCAACTCGCAGGTTTCGTCATGGTGCTGTTCAGCGTCTGGCTCAGCCAGAAGAGCCAGATGCCGAAATCACGGGTGGCGTCGCCTCTGCCTGATGGAGCAACGACGAAGCCGTGA
- a CDS encoding MarR family winged helix-turn-helix transcriptional regulator — MSDQHHDHIDRILAQWHRERPDLDVEPMGLMGRVKRLSVHLLREVETVLLEHGLSSSAFDVLATLRRSGAPYRLSPGELLTMTMVSSGTMTNRIDQLEKAGLVERLHNPEDRRSVLICLTQKGLGIVEAAVTAHVENQHRLVSPLTDKEQKTLNALLKRYLSHFE; from the coding sequence ATGAGCGACCAACATCATGATCACATTGATAGAATTCTGGCCCAGTGGCACCGGGAAAGGCCGGATCTTGACGTCGAGCCGATGGGGCTCATGGGGCGCGTGAAGCGTCTGAGCGTGCATTTGCTGCGCGAGGTCGAGACGGTGCTGCTGGAGCATGGCCTTTCATCATCGGCGTTCGATGTGCTGGCGACATTGCGCCGCTCTGGTGCGCCATACCGTCTCTCTCCGGGCGAGTTGCTGACCATGACGATGGTGAGTTCCGGCACGATGACCAATCGCATCGACCAGCTGGAGAAAGCTGGACTGGTCGAGCGCCTGCACAACCCGGAAGACAGACGCAGCGTATTGATCTGTCTGACGCAAAAGGGTCTGGGCATCGTTGAAGCTGCCGTGACGGCGCATGTGGAGAACCAGCACAGGCTCGTAAGCCCGCTGACGGACAAGGAGCAGAAGACGCTGAACGCTCTCTTGAAACGCTACCTTTCGCACTTTGAGTAA
- a CDS encoding mandelate racemase/muconate lactonizing enzyme family protein codes for MKITGIETVRVEERANLLWVLVHTDEGITGLGETFYGAQTVEAYVHEYIAPRVIGRDPLQIDLLAQDLVGYLGFRSSGAEVRGNSAFDIALWDIFGKATNQPIAQLLGGFSRREIRTYNTCAGTEYIKKATGQQTANYGLTGGTAYDDLNGFLHRADELAHSLLEDGITAMKIWPFDAAAEKTRGQYISMPDLKTALEPFEKIRKAVGDRMDIMVEFHSMWQLLPAMQIAKALTPYNTFWHEDPIKMDSLSSLARYAAVSPAPISASETLGSRWAFRDLLETGAAGVVMLDISWCGGLSEARKIAAMAEAWHLPVAPHDCTGPVVLCASTHLSLNAPNALVQESVRAFYKTWYRDMVTALPEVKNGMITVPPGPGLGMELHPDIEKMFTVIRRTSDLTSI; via the coding sequence ATGAAAATTACCGGCATCGAAACGGTGCGAGTGGAGGAACGCGCCAATCTTTTATGGGTTCTGGTTCACACGGATGAAGGCATCACAGGTCTTGGTGAAACCTTTTACGGCGCTCAGACGGTGGAAGCCTATGTGCATGAATATATTGCGCCGCGCGTCATCGGACGTGATCCGCTGCAGATCGACCTTCTTGCGCAGGATCTCGTCGGCTATCTCGGTTTTCGCTCCTCTGGTGCAGAAGTGCGCGGCAACTCCGCCTTCGATATTGCCCTCTGGGATATCTTCGGCAAGGCGACAAACCAGCCGATTGCACAATTGCTGGGTGGCTTTAGCCGCCGGGAAATCCGCACTTACAACACCTGCGCAGGCACCGAATATATCAAGAAGGCAACTGGCCAGCAGACCGCCAATTACGGCCTGACGGGTGGCACCGCCTATGATGACCTGAACGGCTTTTTGCACCGGGCCGACGAGCTGGCACATTCTCTGCTGGAAGACGGCATAACCGCCATGAAAATCTGGCCATTCGATGCAGCCGCAGAGAAAACAAGGGGTCAGTATATATCCATGCCTGACCTCAAAACGGCGCTGGAGCCTTTCGAGAAAATCCGCAAGGCGGTGGGTGATCGTATGGATATCATGGTGGAGTTTCACTCCATGTGGCAGCTTCTGCCTGCCATGCAGATTGCCAAGGCGCTGACGCCTTACAATACTTTCTGGCACGAGGACCCGATCAAGATGGACAGCCTGTCCAGCCTTGCACGCTATGCCGCCGTTTCGCCAGCGCCTATTTCCGCTTCCGAGACGCTCGGTTCACGCTGGGCGTTTCGCGATCTTCTGGAAACGGGAGCGGCAGGCGTCGTGATGCTGGATATCAGCTGGTGCGGCGGGCTTTCTGAAGCGCGCAAGATTGCGGCCATGGCGGAAGCCTGGCATCTGCCGGTCGCTCCGCATGATTGCACCGGCCCGGTCGTGCTGTGTGCCTCGACACATCTTTCGTTGAACGCGCCAAATGCACTTGTGCAGGAAAGCGTGCGTGCTTTTTACAAGACCTGGTATCGGGATATGGTGACCGCATTGCCGGAGGTGAAGAACGGCATGATCACGGTGCCGCCGGGGCCTGGCCTTGGCATGGAGCTTCACCCGGATATAGAGAAGATGTTTACAGTCATCCGGAGAACGTCCGACTTGACGTCGATCTGA